CAGCCGCCGGGGAGAACCGCGCTGAGCAGCCGCCGGGGAGAACCGCGCTAAGGTGACCCCGAGAGAGAACCGCGCTGAGGAGCCGCCGGGGAGAACCCCGCTGAGGAGACCCCTAGAGAGAACCGCGGGGAGGAGCCGCCGCGGAGAATGGCGCCGAGGAGCCCCCGCGAGAGAACCGCGCTGAGGAGCGCCCGAGGGAAAACCGCGCCGAGGAGTCACCAGGGAGAACCGCGCTGAGGAGACCCCTAGAGAGAACCACGGTGAGGAGCCGCCGCGGAGAATGGTGCCGAAGAGCCCCTGAGAGAGAACCGCGCCGAGAAGCCCCCGAGAGGGAACTGCGCTGAGGAGCCGCCAGGGAGAACCCCGCTGAGGAGACCCCTAGAGAGAACCGCGGTGAGGAGCCGCAGCGGAGAACCGCGCCGAGGAGCCCCCGAGAGGGAACCATGCTGAGGAGCCGCCAGGGAGAACCCCAATGAGGAACGCCCGAGAGAGAACCGCGGTGAGGAGCCCCTGGGAGAGAGTCGCGCTGAGGAGCCCCCGAGAGAGAACCGCGGTGAGGAGCCCCCGAGAGAGAACCGCGGTGAGGAGCCGACAGGGAGAACCGCGCTGAGGAGCCCCCGAGAGAGAAATGCGCTAAGGAGCCGCCGAGAAGAATCGCGCCGAGGAGCCCCCGAGACACAACCGCGCCGAAGAGCCGCCAAGGAGAACCGCGCTGAGGAGCGCCCGAGAGAGAACCGCGCTGAGGAGAGCCCGAGAGAGAACCGCGCTGAGGAGCCGCCGGGAGAGAACCGCGCTGAGGAGCCGCCGGAAGAGAACCGCGCTGAGGAGCCCCCGAGAGAGAACTGCGCTGAGGAGCCGCCAGGGAGAATCGCTCTGAGGAGCCGTCAGGAGACAGTTGCGCTGAGGAACCCCAGGGAGAACCGCGTGGAGGAGTCCCCGAGAGAGAACCGCGCCGAAAAGCCCCGGCTGCCCAGGGGAGAACCGCACCGAAAAGCCCCGGGTGCCCCGGGTAGAAACGCGCCGAAAAGCCCCCGGTGCCCAGGGGAGAACCGCGCCGAGGAACCCCGGGGGAGAACCACGCTGAGGAGCCCCTGGAAGAGCGCCGCGCTGAGGAGCCCCGAGGAGAACCGCGCTGAAGAGCCCTAGGGAGAACCACGATGACGGACGCACCAGGGAGGACCGCGCTGAGGGGCGCACCGGGAGAAATGCGCTGAGGAGCCCCGGGGAGAGCCACGCTGAGGGAGCCCTGGCAGGATCTTGCTGAGGAGCTCCCTGGAAGTCCGTACTGAGGCGACGCGGCGACTGTTCTGCCTGGAGACTGCAGCGGCGCTCCGACTACCCCCACCACAGCTGACGTGGCAACCGCCCCCCACCTGCTGATTGGGCAGCAGCAGGGGAAGGCTTGCGGCGGGCTGCTGCACGGATTGGCTGGGCGCGGAAAGTGATGTGCCGTGTCCTGTCATTGGCCGAAAGGGTATGGTTTTGATGCCACCCGGGCTCAGATTGGCCCAGCAGGTCGGGTGCCACGTGAGGCACTG
Above is a genomic segment from Chlorocebus sabaeus isolate Y175 chromosome 1, mChlSab1.0.hap1, whole genome shotgun sequence containing:
- the LOC140713166 gene encoding uncharacterized protein, with product MPAAQAADTSEERDPVEKSVKVKSPKQLLRQGARVYGNAWHSEGARQRRRGNGQGEATADTVKCQARVGDGSIERGPCPDSRVAAAAPVEGLASGVAYTPTGLHTESPQQCRANPCSSPPQAFPCCCPISRWGAVATSAVVGVVGAPLQSPGRTVAASPQYGLPGSSSARSCQGSLSVALPGAPQRISPGAPLSAVLPGASVIVVLPRALQRGSPRGSSARRSSRGSSAWFSPGVPRRGSPLGTGGFSARFYPGHPGLFGAVLPWAAGAFRRGSLSGTPPRGSPWGSSAQLSPDGSSERFSLAAPQRSSLSGAPQRGSLPAAPQRGSLPAAPQRGSLSGSPQRGSLSGAPQRGSPWRLFGAVVSRGLLGAILLGGSLAHFSLGGSSARFSLSAPHRGSLSGAPHRGSLSGAPQRDSLPGAPHRGSLSGVPHWGSPWRLLSMVPSRGLLGAVLRCGSSPRFSLGVSSAGFSLAAPQRSSLSGASRRGSLSGALRHHSPRRLLTVVLSRGLLSAVLPGDSSARFSLGRSSARFSRGGSSAPFSAAAPPRGSL